A stretch of the Nematostella vectensis chromosome 1, jaNemVect1.1, whole genome shotgun sequence genome encodes the following:
- the LOC5506469 gene encoding receptor-type tyrosine-protein phosphatase S isoform X3 translates to MTTLRRLFILCAGMIALCSTTLRGDNCDSQAVGVGTGALPDSSMTASSERDNTTMASNARLNGPRSWCQARKDNRAFLEIDVGTASVVCGVATQGNPLSDSWVESFTIEFSIDRENWTSYGQNESVVEFQANFNRDTPVKGLTKEVIVARYLRFFPMRIHQEGCLRVEIYATSGCFNASINVSDSSMIPDHRFSATSQYNGNYPPSRGRLHSIYSWEPRAKSSTEYLQVDLGAVIVMCAVATQGNEHWPEWSLAYSFNYSKDNVNWHIYQDNGTQTLQGNQDQNTVHKNVLRNTLQAKYVRFYVLQYKGWPTLRVEIYGTKQDCTASLGVETGGRLSLNRMTASGGLAYLGRLYLNNNAWCSSDQNKQQYLQVDFGSVIRLTGLATQGHPAMDKWVSSFAVAYRISSMVQWQAYNTGDTQPFVANTNRNEVISTWLPHPINARFVRLVPQSWLGEICARVDFFGCNNVLRPTVNLLPLKALLATEQESHAIFTCNVTSQPDVTLLWRNASHRDITGAETIATNTNSVNGWTKSLLRVNFEGVSRTLTTFACTRVSSRDRDVTCVTRVYCASFYSPLPGESLVVKSSQLEVTLAVPDAPRIKMSQLTSRSASLSWVYPVPGSNESPLLSVTVQHSLGNATFPPNVTSSDLEGLAPYTNYRVRVCAVSEVGRGLEGVIEFVTLSSLPEKPPLNVTVLAASSTSVQAFWQRPDRINGPILKYIVTYRIPGVGHAPIVVESNQTSATLLHLEKWTKYEITVMVENDIGKSPPSPIVISRTLEDVPSAPPSSFSVKVTSSTSILVTWDLPPQGTHHGLIRGFIIRYGLNNVYREALPITSSGNETRRAQISGLRVFTPYWVWIAAVTVDIGAVSDPVTIVTAQEAPTEPQDLKISIVPPAFHHSSPVLNITWSRPVRMNGVLQKYVVYHRETGAAERRVLLEASRSMCLLDVFGGTSYDVSVSAVTIKEGPRAKFNIRVPDYRPTAAPDKLTITRNNDTSFNVSWKALMRSHSNGRVERYEVLTRRAVSMVAVSHLNTSVTHAVLVDLRVCSRYAVAVRAYTSAGPGPYSADVFEATSESQPPQDITLSSHDQTPITLNWKSPARYSTDQINFFTISYNGSKEYNETFRDHGSVAVPGVTSKFRVTGLIPSTRYQFSVTMNAECGVSAPSPSVTVTTDPQAPLRPALPEVLQRNVSLTSASVTVWPVPDTNGPISSYQLIVVLIIKDQTSFPEDGSTLKDYTSAQRDNLPYYISAEIPTAHVQSPMEFHIGDNRRYGRYLNARLRTRSVYHIYERAVSKIDQELYNGQAALIAEIRQTLGSGGGTDEQTRPSASGNMVLYIVVAVGAIVLVALLIVGLVFFRSHKSNKSEESRHLETDCVSMDKLSVDLDAPQAEENEASFIALEQSAQNSSPSPEHIDPQETQETSAQATEVPIEEFLDYFNRAKSTQFTKLVDEYKQNLPAGQQWQWDAAKNYREKNRYANIIAYDHSRVILEPDSAGDKICDYINASYLHGFDGSSKAYIATQGPVVASFVDFWRMIWQEKSAVIVMLTNLKESEKVKCHQYWPDVSREYGDITVSVHSTEVFADYTKRVLFLAKRSEADKRHVVQLHFTVWPDKGVPQHATAVLGFRKKVNANNPYGSGPIVVHCSAGVGRTGAYIAIDAMLNQAHREKKVDIYKYVEMMRRDRIHMVQTEEQYIFVHMAILEATVCGNTEVPVQDLSRTITKLSAVVPGKGITGFADEFQRLRLVSDSIKEDETNVAKNLQNQNKNRDMEYLPLNSSRVVLFSTKKEADYINASFADAYKERDLFIMTQAPMTQTTVEFWRMVMQYKAGTIVMLNTLEEAGQTYTEYWPTEHPEIYGSILVEPLSKDNYGDFTMRRLKVSSYTEQSHVMVRHFSYFNWPDKSGPANYQSALELMSEVQRSQQQAKNRPIIVQCSNGTTRSGAFCAIYSILERLKIEQVVDVFQVIKVIRIKRPQSVTSLAQYVSCYEMALRYLDTFGDYANFVL, encoded by the exons ATGACAACCCTACGACGTCTTTTCATCTTATGTGCTGGGATGATCGCCCTGTGTTCAACGACATTAC GAGGAGATAACTGCGATAGCCAGGCTGTGGGCGTAGGGACAGGAGCCCTCCCAGACAGTAGCATGACTGCCTCGTCAGAACGCGATAACACAACCATGGCCAGTAATGCCAGGCTGAATGGCCCCCGCTCATGGTGTCAGGCCAGGAAGGATAATAGAGCGTTTCTGGAAATAGACGTTGGCACTGCAAGTGTTGTTTGTGGTGTGGCCACCCAGGGTAATCCGCTATCTGACAGCTGGGTTGAGAGCTTCACTATCGAATTTTCAATTGATAGAGAAAACTGGACAAGTTATGGGCAAAATGAAAGTGTCGTG GAGTTCCAGGCGAATTTTAACAGGGACACTCCTGTGAAAGGGCTAACAAAAGAAGTTATTGTGGCGCGATATTTGCGTTTCTTTCCAATGCGCATCCATCAAGAGGGCTGTCTGAGAGTGGAGATATACGCTACATCAG gTTGCTTCAATGCTTCAATCAATGTATCCGACTCGTCTATGATTCCGGATCACCGCTTCTCGGCAACATCGCAGTACAATGGCAATTACCCACCCTCTAGAGGCAGACTACATTCTATTTATTCCTGGGAGCCAAGAGCTAAGAGCAGCACTGAGTATCTTCAGGTTGACCTTGGTGCAGTGATTGTAATGTGTGCTGTTGCCACACAAGGGAATGAACACTGGCCAGAATGGAGCCTTGCCTACTCATTTAATTACTCAAAAGACAATGTCAATTGGCATATCTATCAAGACAATGGTACACAG ACCTTACAAGGGAATCAAGATCAAAATACCGTTCATAAGAATGTTTTACGAAACACACTGCAAGCGAAGTATGTTAGATTTTATGTACTACAATACAAAGGATGGCCAACGTTGCGAGTGGAAATTTACGGTACCAAGCAAG ATTGCACGGCCAGTCTTGGGGTGGAAACAGGGGGTAGACTTTCTTTGAATCGAATGACTGCCAGTGGAGGGCTGGCATACCTTGGTCGTCTTTATCTTAATAACAATGCGTGGTGCAGTAGTGACCAGAACAAGCAACAATACCTCCAG GTCGATTTTGGCTCCGTCATAAGGCTGACAGGCCTTGCCACCCAAGGTCACCCTGCAATGGACAAATGGGTCAGCAGCTTTGCTGTAGCGTACCGTATCTCATCGATGGTCCAATGGCAGGCCTACAATACCGGTGATACCCAGCCTTTTGTG GCAAATACAAACAGGAATGAAGTCATTTCCACATGGTTGCCTCATCCAATCAACGCCCGTTTTGTGCGTCTCGTGCCGCAGTCGTGGCTCGGTGAAATATGTGCAAGAGTCGATTTCTTTGGCTGCAACAATG ttttACGACCAACCGTTAATCTTCTTCCTCTCAAAGCACTGCTTGCTACGGAACAAGAAAGTCACGCAATTTTCACGTGTAACGTAACAAGCCAGCCTGATGTCACGCTTCTCTGGAGAAACGCGTCACACCGCGATATCACTGGCGCGGAAACCATAGCAACAAACACAAATAGCGTGAATGGGTGGACTAAGTCACTACTGAGAGTGAACTTCGAGGGTGTCTCGCGCACGCTTACCACGTTTGCATGCACACGCGTGTCCTCGCGTGACCGTGACGTGACTTGCGTGACGAGAGTATATTGCGCGTCGTTCTATTCGCCGTTGCCAGGAGAAAGCTTAGTAGTCAAGTCGTCCcaattggaggttacactgg CTGTGCCAGACGCCCCACGCATAAAGATGTCACAACTCACCTCAAGGTCAGCCTCGCTCTCATGGGTGTATCCCGTCCCAGGCTCAAACGAAAGCCCTTTGCTCTCCGTCACCGTTCAGCACAGCCTCGGCAACGCGACGTTTCCGCCAAATGTGACGTCCTCAGATCTAGAAGGCCTGGCTCCGTACACAAATTACCGAGTTCGAGTGTGTGCTGTGAGTGAAGTCGGCAGAGGACTGGAAGGAGTGATTGAGTTTGTCACACTTAGCTCGT TACCCGAGAAGCCTCCACTTAACGTCACCGTGCTCGCCGCGTCATCTACTAGTGTCCAGGCCTTTTGGCAG CGTCCTGACAGAATAAACGGACCAATCCTGAAGTACATAGTAACATACCGAATCCCAGGGGTGGGCCATGCTCCAATTGTCGTCGAAAGCAATCAAACGTCCGCGACTCTGCTTCATTTGGAAAAATGGACGAAATACGAAATTACCGTTATGGTGGAGAATGATATAGGCAAAAGTCCACCAAGTCCCATTGTTATATCACGGACGCTTGAAGACG TTCCCAGTGCTCCTCCATCCAGTTTCTCCGTCAAAGTAACAAGCTCAACCTCTATACTTGTAACGTGGGACCTACCACCACAGGGGACCCATCATGGGCTTATCCGGGGCTTCATTATCCGTTACGGCCTTAATAACGTATATCGGGAGGCGTTGCCGATAACTTCCTCCGGAAATGAGACTCGCAGAGCACAGATCTCTGGACTGCGTGTCTTTACGCCCTACTGGGTGTGGATCGCTGCTGTCACGGTAGACATAGGGGCTGTCAGTGACCCTGTTACAATAGTAACTGCCCAGGAAG CACCCACAGAACCACAAGACCTTAAAATCTCCATCGTCCCTCCGGCGTTCCACCATTCCAGTCCAGTACTAAACATCACATGGAGCCGTCCCGTGCGAATGAACGGAGTTCTTCAGAAGTACGTGGTGTACCACAGGGAGACCGGTGCCGCTGAGAGGAGGGTATTACTTGAAGCAAGTCGGTCTATGTGTCTCTTGGATGTCTTTGGTGGGACTTCGTATGACGTATCAGTGAGCGCGGTTACTATCAAGGAAGGGCCACGCGCGAAATTTAATATTCGTGTACCAGACTACA GACCAACTGCTGCTCCAGACAAGCTCACCATCACCAGAAATAACGACACTAGCTTCAACGTCTCATGGAAAGCCTTAATGCGTAGTCATAGCAACGGGCGTGTAGAGAGATATGAAGTTCTGACAAGACGAGCGGTTTCCATGGTAGCTGTGAGCCATCTCAATACGTCAGTGACGCATGCGGTGTTGGTGGATTTGCGGGTATGCTCCCGATACGCGGTGGCGGTGCGCGCATACACATCAGCGGGGCCTGGGCCCTACTCCGCTGACGTATTTGAAGCAACATCAG aatcCCAACCTCCTCAGGACATAACACTGTCGTCACATGACCAGACCCCCATAACGCTTAACTGGAAGAGCCCGGCTCGCTACAGCACGGACCAAATCAACTTTTTCACG ATATCATACAACGGATCGAAGGAGTACAACGAGACATTTCGTGACCATGGTTCGGTAGCTGTCCCTGGCGTGACGAGCAAGTTTCGCGTGACGGGTCTGATCCCAAGCACGCGTTACCAATTTAGCGTGACAATGAATGCTGAATGTGGAGTCAGCGCGCCCAGCCCTAGCGTGACTGTCACCACCGACCCTCAGG CCCCACTGCGACCGGCTTTACCTGAAGTGCTCCAAAGAAACGTCAGTTTGACATCAGCTAGTGTGACCGTGTGGCCTGTCCCGGACACTAATGGACCTATCAG CTCTTACCAGCTTATAGTAGTGCTGATAATAAAAGATCAGACGAGCTTTCCTGAAGACGGGAGTACCCTCAAAGATTACACCTCTGCCCAACGCGATAACCTACCGTACTACATTAGCGCCGAGATCCCTACTGCGCATGTGCAAAGCCCAATGGAATTCCATATAGGGGATAACCGTCGTTATGGGAGATACCTGAATGCAAGGCTCCGCACCAGGTCTGTGTACCACATTTACGAGAGGGCTGTCTCCAAGATTGATCAG GAGCTCTACAACGGACAAGCTGCGTTAATTGCGGAAATACGCCAGACTTTAG GTTCAGGTGGTGGGACTGATGAGCAGACTCGACCCTCCGCTTCTGGTAACATGGTCTTGTACATCGTTGTGGCAGTCGGAGCTATCGTCCTCGTAGCGCTTCTGATTGTGGGACTCGTATTTTTCAGAAG TCATAAAAGTAACAAATCAGAAGAGTCGCGTCACTTGGAAACAGACTGTGTCAGCATGGACAAACTTTCTGTCGACCTTGACGCGCCACAGGCAGAGGAAAACGAGGCCTCCTTCATCGCTTTGGAACAGTCAGCGCAAA ATTCCTCACCATCTCCAGAACACATAGACCCTCAAGAGACACAAGAGACCAGTGCCCAAGCAACTGAAGTACCTATAGAGGAATTCCTCGATTACTTCAATCGCGCAAAAAGCACTCAGTTTACCAAGCTGGTTGACGAATACAAG cAGAATCTTCCCGCCGGACAGCAGTGGCAATGGGATGCAGCCAAAAACTACAGGGAAAAGAACAGATACGCCAATATTATCGCTT ATGACCACTCCCGCGTTATTTTGGAGCCGGACTCTGCTGGCGACAAGATTTGTGATTACATAAACGCGTCGTATCTCCAC GGATTTGACGGGTCTTCTAAAGCGTACATTGCAACACAAG GGCCGGTGGTTGCAAGCTTTGTAGACTTCTGGCGGATGATATGGCAAGAAAAATCTGCTGTAATCGTCATGCTGACAAACCTTAAGGAAAGTGAAAAG GTAAAGTGTCATCAATACTGGCCTGATGTCAGCAGAGAATATGGAGACATTACTGTCTCTGTCCACAGCACTGAAGTGTTTGCAGACTACACCAAGAGAGTGCTCTTCCTTGCCAAG CGATCTGAGGCAGACAAGCGTCACGTGGTACAGCTGCACTTCACCGTGTGGCCTGATAAAGGCGTCCCACAACACGCCACGGCAGTGCTGGGCTTTAGGAAGAAAGTCAACGCGAACAACCCGTATGGATCAGGCCCTATCGTAGTGCACTGTAG CGCCGGGGTGGGTCGTACCGGTGCTTACATCGCGATCGACGCCATGCTCAACCAAGCGCACAGAGAGAAAAAGGTGGACATTTACAAGTACGTGGAGATGATGAGGAGGGACAGGATCCACATGGTGCAAACAGAG GAACAGTATATATTCGTGCATATGGCAATCTTGGAGGCCACTGTTTGCGGCAACACCGAGGTCCCAGTGCAGGATCTGAGCCGCACTATAACGAAATTATCGGCGGTTGTCCCCGGCAAAGGTATCACAGGATTCGCGGATGAGTTTCAG CGGCTTCGGCTGGTTAGTGATAGTATCAAGGAAGACGAGACTAATGTGGCGAAAAACCTTCAGAACCAGAATAAAAACAGAGATATGGAATATTTGCCTT TAAATTCTTCACGAGTGGTCCTGTTTTCAACAAAGAAAGAAGCTGATTATATCAACGCAAGCTTTGCTGAC gCCTACAAAGAGCGAGACTTGTTTATAATGACGCAAGCTCCGATGACCCAAACGACAGTGGAATTCTGGCGAATGGTGATGCAATACAAGGCTGGCACGATCGTAATGCTTAACACACTGGAGGAAGCAGGGCAG ACTTACACTGAGTACTGGCCGACGGAGCATCCGGAGATCTATGGCAGTATACTGGTAGAACCGCTTTCCAAGGATAACTACGGAGACTTCACTATGAGAAGGCTAAAAGTCAGTAGCTACACG GAGCAAAGTCACGTGATGGTCCGTCACTTCAGCTACTTCAACTGGCCAGACAAAAGTGGGCCTGCAAACTACCAGTCAGCGTTAGAGCTAATGAGCGAGGTTCAGCGATCACAACAGCAAGCGAAAAACCGACCAATCATCGTCCAGTGCAG